The Halobacillus amylolyticus nucleotide sequence TGGAACCACAAGTCCAACTTTAGCCCCTTCTAGATTTTCACCTAGATCAACTAGACTATCTTTATATTCTGCATATAAATCACCGTGAGTGGCTGGTAGCCAAGCCGCGACCATACCTGCTACTTCACCTTCTGCAACAGCTTCCCACATTGGCCCATTATTCAGTGGTGTAATCGTTACATCAAATCCTTGCTGTTTCAATACTTCTGCGACCACGTTTGTTGATGCTATTTCGGTATCCCAATTTACATAAACAAGCTCCACTTCAGTACCATCAACTGTTTCTGTACCTTCTGTCCAAGAACTTACTTTATCTTGGTTCTCTTCGATCCATGCTTTTGCAGCTTCTTCCGGGGCAACACCGTCATTAATTTCTAGCATCACGTTCTCTATATCTTCTCCAGTCCACTGAAATGCATCAAGAATTTTATAGGCATTCGGCTTATCTTCTTCAAGTCCTTGACGAACCATTGTCTTAATTTGCTCTGCTTCCCCAAATACGCCTTTAGGGTCCTTAAGATATTTCAGGTCATATTTTGCGAATTTCCAGTGTGGAGACCAGCCAGTTACTACGATAGGTTCTTCATTTTCAATCGCATCACCTAGAGCCGTCGCCATAGCACCTGAAGAAGAAGTTGCAACTTCCCACCCTGCGAGGCTTTCGTATTCTTCAACAGCTTTCTGTGATGCTGCTACAACACCAGCACCTGCTTCGATACCAGTAATTGTATAATCCAATTGCTCTCCATAGCTTGCTTTTTCACTATCTTCTCCACCGCTTGTATCTGTAGATGCCTCTTCTTCAGATGATCCACACCCTGCAGCTACAAGAGTAAGTGAAAGTCCTGCAGTAATTCCTAGACGCTTCCAGTCTAAATTAAACATTAAAACCTCTCCCCTTTATAAAGTTATCTATTGTTAAAAGACTGAGACCAGCCTTTTTAACCTCTTACTAACACAATTTATTAAGCTTGATCTCCACGCTGAGTGTTTAAGTTTTGTGTGAAGCGGTCAATAATAATAGCTAGGATAACTATCCCAAGACCCGCAACGAAGCCTGTTCCGACTTCAGCACGTTGAAGACCTGTTATAACTGTTTGACCAAGTCCCTTCGCACCAATCATTGAAGCAATTACAACCATGGATAGGGCTAACATAACGGTTTGGTTGATTCCTGCCATAATTGTTTTTTTAGCCATAGGGAGCTGGACTTTAAAAAGCTTTTGGAATCCTGTTGTACCAAAGGCATCAGATGCTTCAATTAGTTCATGTGAAACTTGACGAATACCCAGGTTTGTAAAGCGAACCGTTGGCGGTGTTGCAAAAATAACGGATGCAAATACACCTGGAACCATACCAATACTGAAGAAAGCAACAGCAGGGATTAAATAAACAAATGCTGGCATCGTCTGCATAAAATCTAAAATTGGTGTAAGAATACTCTCTATCATTTTACTTTTCGCCATCCAGATTCCAAATGGAACACCAATAATGACGGATATTAAGCTGGCAAAAACCACCAAAGTAAATGTATTCATTAGCTCTGGCCATAGCTCTTGGTTTTGGATAAACCATAGTCCGATTACCGAAAAAGCTGTAAGTCCGAACTTTTTACCTGAAACAAAGAAGGATAGCAAACCAACGACTACAATAAACAGCCAAATTGGGATTTCCATTAGCAGTCCTTCAGCAAAGAATTCAATAAAATTACCAAAGTCTTCTTTTATAAAGTCAAATAAAAATTCAAATGTGTCTGTTGTCCATTCTGTAGCTGCAGAGACCCATTCAGCTACTGGGAGTTTAGGAATTAGTTTCATTTAAATTCACCTCATTTCCAGCTAATGCTGCAATGACTGTTCCTCTAACAATAATCCCGATCAATTTGCCATCTTCAATAACAGCAACAGGTACTGGGGCATCATGAATAATCGTAAAGATTTCTTGCATTGACGTGTCTTTTTTAACCTGTGGCACATCTTTACGCAAAATCGATTTTAGATCTCTTTGTTCTTTTTTAGCTGCTTCGGAAACATCATCAGCTGTCACAAATCCGTGAAGATTTCTTTTCGCATCTGTAACATAAATACTAGAAAGCCCTTCTTTACGCATCCTCTCAAGCGCTGTTCTCGGACCGTGTTTCTCGATGTCGACCGTTTCCGGACGCTTCATGACATGCTCAGCCGTTAATACTTTCGAGCGGTCCACATCCTCGACGAATTTCTCTACATAATCGTTTGCAGGATTAACTAAGATTTCTTCAGGTGTTCCAATTTGAACAATACGTCCATCCTTCATTAATGCGATACGATCGCCAATTCTTAATGCCTCATCCAAATCATGTGTAATGAAAAGAATAGTTTTCTTCATCGATTCTTGAAGCTCTAACAGCTCATCCTGCATTTCTTTTCGAATAAGCGGGTCAAGCGCGGAGAAAGCTTCATCCATAAGTAATATTTCTGGGTCATTGGCAAGCGCACGCGCTAACCCCACACGCTGCTGCATTCCGCCAGAAAGCTGGACTGGAAATTGATGAATATATCCGCCAAGCCCTACCATTTCTAAGGATTCTTGAGCTTTTTTCTTTCTTTCGTCTTTATCCACACCTTGGACTTCCAAGCCAAACTCCGCATTTTCTAAAATCGTCCGATGCGGAAACAAAGCAAAACGCTGAAACACCATACTTAATTTTTGACGACGTACTTCTCGTAATTTTTGCTTATCGATTTTAGCTAGGTCTTCCCCATTAATCAAAACACTTCCTTCAGTCGGTTCAATTAATCTATTAATTAGACGGACTAAAGTAGATTTACCACTTCCGGAAAGACCCATGATGACGAAAATTTCTCCTTCCTCTACATTAAAGGAAGCTCGGTTCACGCCTACTGTATTTCCGGCTTTTTCTAATATTTCTTCTTTAGATAAACCCTTATCTAAATACTTCGTTGCCTTTTTCGCATTCTTTCCGAAGATTTTAGATAAGTCTTTAACTTCAATGATCGGCACATCTCTCACCTCTTAGCTTAAATTGTTCATTAGTAGTACAGGCCAACGTACTTTATTACAGCGACTTATATACTGTAACCTATTTGCAATATAAAGTTCAAACGATAAATCCTATTGTATAAGTTTAAAAATTACGTACAGTTTAAACTGTACGTAATTTAGCGCAGGAAACGTGGCTATTTTCGCCTATTTCCTTCGAATTTCAACTCAATCTGTAATTTTTCAATTTATGGTATATATAGTAGTGTGTTGTTGACCCTACTTGAGCGGAGGAGAGATCTTATGGAGCTTTATGATCGTCAAACACTTGAACACTTGAATACCAAGGTGATCCAGGAGTTCTCTAAAACACTAGAAATGTTTGGGCTATCACCAGGGGATGCTCGCTTATTTGTTACCCTTTATATCCATCGTACACCCATGACCTTAGATGAAATGAGCGAAGCGCTCGGCAAGAGTAAAACTTCTATGAGTACAGGTGTCCGCAATTTAGCTGACCAAGGATTAGTTGAACGCGTCTGGAAGAAGGGGTTTAGAAAAGATCTATATAAAGCAGATGAAAATTTATATAGTAAGTTTATGAATACTTATATTAAGAAGTGGCTTACAGCGAGTCATGAGCAGATGGTTACACTTCAATCACTCGACAACCAAATGGAAGCGGATTCAGATGAAAAGGAACGGCCTTATGAAGTCGCTCAATTGCAGAAAAGAGTGGATGATATGATTCGTTTTCATAGACTCATATCTGAGGCATTTAAAGAAATCCAACCAAATAGCTCAAGGTAACCCAACCTATGCTAAGTGAACGACTTAGTATAGGTTTTATTTTTGTTTAGGAAGGAAGATATTTGATTATGGTAAGAATTTGACTCCTCGAAGCGTGAGAATGATAAGCGTAGTACATATATTGAACTATCCAATGAGGGGGGGGAATTTGCTTGAAGATACTCTAAAGAAATATAATCCTGAAAATAATTCAGTATTACGTGGATCATTACCTATGACCGAAATGTATGGTAAGCTCCGGAATTTCTTGATTTATCTGCATTGATCAGAGAGATCTATGGGGATAAATACATGGGCATCCTTGAACGTTCCCTTGAAAATATCGAGACCAAGAAGCCCAATGGAATCAAGCATCTCAGATCGAACATCCAAACAACGGTCCAAATCCTCCTAATACAATAAAAAGAAGCCCTTTCTAAGTTTGCTAAGGAAAGGGCTTCTTTATATTTTTAACAACTGCAATAACTTATTTGTAAGTGATGGGTAAATATTTTCTTCATACATAGCTATAATTGTTCTCTCAACGGGCATTTTGTAAGAAAGCATCCCCGCAAAGTGGATAAGCAATGAGGAGTGATCAACCAATCCGTTCTCAAGATCCTGTTCGTATGTATCCTCAAGCTCCTCAAATAATCGTATGGTCTGCCAATATTCTTCCTCAGTCAGGCCATGTTGAATCACCATATTTGTAAAGGGATATTGTTTCATCTCCTTCACCTGTAACAATAACTGCAGATGAAAATGAAGCCGCGTGCACGGGTCCGATCTTTCCACTTTCCTCTTCCTCCTTATGACGTTCACAACAAGGCTATTTTACTGTAAATGTAGGCTTTTATAAAGGCAAAAAAAATTAATATTTTTTTCCTCAAAAACCTATTGATTTTTCACGAGAAACATACTAACATACGTCTTGTGCTAATCGCTTTTCAACCACTACAGTAAACCAATCATAACGATATTTTAGATAAATTCACAGTACTTTCTTTTGTAAAGGAGGATTCTTAGATGAATTGCTGGAAAACAGTCGATATCAACAAAGAATTCGGTCCAAACCGTATAAATTTACTATCACTATTAACCGGACTTATGTCTTTTCTTATCATTTATCTTCCGTTCTCAATCATTCATGGAACGCATGAACTGAAGGATCATGGCTTTGTACCTTTAATGATGATCTTATTCTTGCTGCCCGCTATGCATAGATTAATGCACATATTACCTTTAGTATTGCTGTACAAACGAGTACGGGTGACTTTTAAGTTCAGGAAAAGATTCACACCGACATTCACCTATCAATGTACGTCCAAACTTTCAAAACAAACATCCATTATAATGGCACTTGCTCCGACATTCTTAATTACAATGCCAGCCCTTATGATGAGCTTTATTTTTCCAGGTTACTTCGCTTACTTGGTTCTGTTCGCAGCTGTTAATATCGGCCTTTCGTTTTCCGATTTTCTTTATTTAAACCAATTTGCCCGTGCACCACGCCGCTGTGTCATTTCCAACTCAAAAAGTGGGTATGACATTCTTATCCAAAGACCGGAATTGTAATAAAAGTGAAGCGCCGCTCTTATAAATAAGAGCAGGCGCTTTTTTAGAGGTTGTTCAAAAAGTCGCCAAATGATAAGAGGCGAATCTCTTCGTTGGCTTGCTTTTGAAGAGCGTGTGCCCCTGCGTCTACGGGCCTATTCAAAGAAGTAAATTCCTCGGGCAAGGCAGCGAGGAAGGATATTCTCTGAAGTGCTACTCACGTATCAATAAGCAGCAGTGAAACTTCTACTAAAACCGTGCACGTCCTGTGCAAGTCCGTTCCTTGGAAAAGAAGGACATTTTTCCTTCGTGCGAAGCCGATTCGGGGAAGATTTCCTTAATACCCAAAGCTATGACGCCTCGACCTTCTTTCTTCCAACTTCTAATTTGGCAACTTTTTGAACACTCACTTTTAAGGGTTTCTTCTGTTCAACCTCAGGAAATTTTGATAAAGTAGTTTAATAGGGAATAAAGGAGGTTCTTCACTTTGGCATTTGTATTTGTTATTTACGGTCTAATCGTCTTATTTGTATTCAATTCTCTCACTCATTCCTTATGTTTGAAAACTAAAATGTCTAATGAAAAACAAGCACGAGTATTTCGAACTATTAACGTGCTTATAACGATTCTATTGATCACCTCATATGTGGATGTCATCAATCATATGTAAGGAAACAGGCTATGTTCCTAAACGTAAACATAGCCTGTTTTTTATTGCTAAATTACATCCAAGCTGCACCTACAATGATGAGCAAGATAAATAAAACTACGATTAACGCAAATCCACCACCATATCCGTAACTCATAAACTCACCCCCAACCTTGAGACATATCATATCCTATGCGTTTAAAATCTTATTTGAATGGGCCCGCACCTAGCCTTTTCTGATTTTTTACTCTTTCTGTGGAATAGATGAGGCAAAATATGTTATATTAACTCATGGGCTGTTAAAACCTCTACGTCAAAAGAAAGATTACAAATTGTTTGAGGAGTGTACGTGATATGAAAAAAATAGCTATAACTGCTGCACTAGCAGCTAGTGTATTCACTTTATCTGCTTGTTCCTCTGGAGAATCAGAAGCGGTTGTTGAAACAAGCGGCGGAGAAGTGACTAAAGAAGAATTTTACGAAGAACTTAAGAATAAACACGGTGGACCAGTTCTGCAGCAACTAGTTCTGGGAGAAGTGCTGTCCGCTAACTATGAAGTATCTGATGAAGCAGTGAATCAAGAGTTAGAAGCACTGAAGGAACAGTACGGCGACCAGTTCGAAATGGTCCTTCAACAAAGCGGTTTCGCGAATGAAGAACAGTTTAAAGAGACCATTCGTTTAAGCCTTCTACAGGAGCAGGCAGCTGCTGAAGAGGTAGATATTTCTGAAGAAGAGATGAAGCAATACTATGAGCGTATGAAAACAGAAATACAAGCAAGTCATATTTTAGTAGCCGATGAAGAAACGGCAAAAGAAGTGAAACAAAAGCTTGAAGATGGCGAAGACTTCGGAACATTAGCTAGTGAATACTCTAGCGATGGCACAGCGAAACAAGGCGGTAAACTTGGCTACTTCGGACCCGGTAAGATGGCGCCTAAATTCGAAGATGCTGCCTACAACTTAGAAGTTGGAGAAATCAGCGATCCCGTACAAACACAGTTTGGCTACCACATTATTAAAGTAACGGACAAGCGTAAAGTTGAAGATGTAAAGCCATATGAAGAAGCGAAAAAAGAAATTAAACGTACACTTGTCAGTCAAAAAATCGATCAGCAGACACTACAAGCAAAAATGAATGAGCTTATGAAAGAAGCTGAAATCGATGTGAAGATTGAACAATATAAAGATTTGTTTAAACAACCAGAAGCTCCTGCCAATCAAGGAGGAGGTTCTTCTGAAGGAGGAGAAAATGGCTCCTCTGAAGGTGGCAATTCTGGAGAGGGCAATGGTTCCTCTGAAGGAAACAATTCTGAAGAAGGAAATAGCTCTTCTGAAGAAACCAACTCTGAAGAAGGCAATTCTTAATAATAATGAACAGAAGCCAGGTGGTTTGAACCACCTGGCTTCTTTCTAGTTTAAGAAATTGCCTCTCTTTCACGCTTTTTCAAACCACATCTCTCGCTTTTTTCCCTCGCTTTTCCTTTTCCTCATTCATTCTAGCCAAATAAACTCGTCCCTCACGCTCGATAAACTGTTGCTCTATCTTTTGTTCTGCTCTCATAGCACGGAACGCCATGTATCCGCTGATAAATATGAAAACAGTGCAAAAGAGCACCCAAATTGGAATACCAAATATCATCGTGATATCCTCCCTGTCCCATTTATTATCATTTTATGAGTGGATGCACATAAATATGATTAAGAATTGGACAAGGACGCTCTTTCCATTTTGGCAAACATCAAAGAATAGATAACTGCACCGCCAATGGCTAGCAGACCGATCACAGTAAAAACAACTTGATAGCTAAAGTAATTTGTCGCTACTAGAGAAAACGGTGCAAGTAAACGTCCTAAAGTAAACCTTAAGGAAGCAGCAGAAAAATATTGTCCCCTCATATCTAGAGGTGCAAGCTTTGCAATAAAGCTCTCCTGAATCCCGACGACCATTAATTCAGCTAATGTAAAAATACCCATAGCCAAAATAAACACCCAAACGTTTTGTGTCAAACCGTAAAGGGTCATGCCAAAAGCGTAAAGAAGGCACGAGGAAATGAATA carries:
- a CDS encoding glycine betaine ABC transporter substrate-binding protein gives rise to the protein MFNLDWKRLGITAGLSLTLVAAGCGSSEEEASTDTSGGEDSEKASYGEQLDYTITGIEAGAGVVAASQKAVEEYESLAGWEVATSSSGAMATALGDAIENEEPIVVTGWSPHWKFAKYDLKYLKDPKGVFGEAEQIKTMVRQGLEEDKPNAYKILDAFQWTGEDIENVMLEINDGVAPEEAAKAWIEENQDKVSSWTEGTETVDGTEVELVYVNWDTEIASTNVVAEVLKQQGFDVTITPLNNGPMWEAVAEGEVAGMVAAWLPATHGDLYAEYKDSLVDLGENLEGAKVGLVVPSYMDVDSIEDLQPKE
- a CDS encoding ABC transporter permease, encoding MKLIPKLPVAEWVSAATEWTTDTFEFLFDFIKEDFGNFIEFFAEGLLMEIPIWLFIVVVGLLSFFVSGKKFGLTAFSVIGLWFIQNQELWPELMNTFTLVVFASLISVIIGVPFGIWMAKSKMIESILTPILDFMQTMPAFVYLIPAVAFFSIGMVPGVFASVIFATPPTVRFTNLGIRQVSHELIEASDAFGTTGFQKLFKVQLPMAKKTIMAGINQTVMLALSMVVIASMIGAKGLGQTVITGLQRAEVGTGFVAGLGIVILAIIIDRFTQNLNTQRGDQA
- the proV gene encoding glycine betaine/L-proline ABC transporter ATP-binding protein ProV; protein product: MPIIEVKDLSKIFGKNAKKATKYLDKGLSKEEILEKAGNTVGVNRASFNVEEGEIFVIMGLSGSGKSTLVRLINRLIEPTEGSVLINGEDLAKIDKQKLREVRRQKLSMVFQRFALFPHRTILENAEFGLEVQGVDKDERKKKAQESLEMVGLGGYIHQFPVQLSGGMQQRVGLARALANDPEILLMDEAFSALDPLIRKEMQDELLELQESMKKTILFITHDLDEALRIGDRIALMKDGRIVQIGTPEEILVNPANDYVEKFVEDVDRSKVLTAEHVMKRPETVDIEKHGPRTALERMRKEGLSSIYVTDAKRNLHGFVTADDVSEAAKKEQRDLKSILRKDVPQVKKDTSMQEIFTIIHDAPVPVAVIEDGKLIGIIVRGTVIAALAGNEVNLNETNS
- a CDS encoding GbsR/MarR family transcriptional regulator, producing the protein MELYDRQTLEHLNTKVIQEFSKTLEMFGLSPGDARLFVTLYIHRTPMTLDEMSEALGKSKTSMSTGVRNLADQGLVERVWKKGFRKDLYKADENLYSKFMNTYIKKWLTASHEQMVTLQSLDNQMEADSDEKERPYEVAQLQKRVDDMIRFHRLISEAFKEIQPNSSR
- a CDS encoding DUF1878 family protein, encoding MERSDPCTRLHFHLQLLLQVKEMKQYPFTNMVIQHGLTEEEYWQTIRLFEELEDTYEQDLENGLVDHSSLLIHFAGMLSYKMPVERTIIAMYEENIYPSLTNKLLQLLKI
- a CDS encoding DUF3267 domain-containing protein, coding for MNCWKTVDINKEFGPNRINLLSLLTGLMSFLIIYLPFSIIHGTHELKDHGFVPLMMILFLLPAMHRLMHILPLVLLYKRVRVTFKFRKRFTPTFTYQCTSKLSKQTSIIMALAPTFLITMPALMMSFIFPGYFAYLVLFAAVNIGLSFSDFLYLNQFARAPRRCVISNSKSGYDILIQRPEL
- a CDS encoding YjcZ family sporulation protein, whose amino-acid sequence is MSYGYGGGFALIVVLFILLIIVGAAWM
- a CDS encoding peptidylprolyl isomerase, which gives rise to MKKIAITAALAASVFTLSACSSGESEAVVETSGGEVTKEEFYEELKNKHGGPVLQQLVLGEVLSANYEVSDEAVNQELEALKEQYGDQFEMVLQQSGFANEEQFKETIRLSLLQEQAAAEEVDISEEEMKQYYERMKTEIQASHILVADEETAKEVKQKLEDGEDFGTLASEYSSDGTAKQGGKLGYFGPGKMAPKFEDAAYNLEVGEISDPVQTQFGYHIIKVTDKRKVEDVKPYEEAKKEIKRTLVSQKIDQQTLQAKMNELMKEAEIDVKIEQYKDLFKQPEAPANQGGGSSEGGENGSSEGGNSGEGNGSSEGNNSEEGNSSSEETNSEEGNS
- a CDS encoding sporulation YhaL family protein, encoding MIFGIPIWVLFCTVFIFISGYMAFRAMRAEQKIEQQFIEREGRVYLARMNEEKEKRGKKARDVV